From the Pseudomonas syringae KCTC 12500 genome, the window GAGGTCGCTGGCCGATTCTTTATTGGAACTGGACATGAGTCGGCTGAATCCTTAGATCATTTCCTCGCCACCCTTGCCACCGAGTACGATCTCGCCGGCCTCGGCCATGCGACGCGCGATGGTGAGGATTTCTTTCTGGGCGGTTTCCACATCGCTGACACGCACCGGACCTTTTGCTTCCAGGTCGTCGCGCAGCAGCTCGGAGGCACGCTTGGACATGTTCTTGAAGATTTTTTCCTTGATCGCTTCGTCCGAGCCCTTGAGGGCCAGTACCAGCACGTCCGAGGATACTTCGCGCAGCAGCGCCTGGATACCGCGATCGTCCACATCGGAAAGATTGTTGAAGACGAACATGAGGTCTTCGATCTGCACCGACAGGTCTTCGTCGACCTCGCGGATCGAATCCATAAGTGAACCTTCGATCGAGCTGTCGAGGAAGTTCATGATATCGGCCGCACGCTTGATACCACCCAGTGTGGTACGCGACGTGTTGGCGTTGCCGGAGAACTGCTTCTCGAGAATCTGGTTCAGCTCCTTGAGAGCCGCTGGCTGTACGGTGTTGAGCGACGACACGCGCAGGATGATGTCGAGGCGGACCTTGTGATCGAAATGCCCAAGCACCTCGCCCGCCTGGTCGGCGTCGAGATAGGCGACCACGATGGCCTGAATCTGCGGGTGCTCGAAACGGATCACGTCGGCAACGGCACGCGGCTCCATCCACTTGAGGCTGTCCAGACCGCTGGTATTGCCACCCAGCAGGATCCGGTCGATCAGGCCGTTGGCCTTGTCCTCGCCCAGTGCCTGAGTCAGCATCTTGCGGATATAGCCGTCGGAACCGACGCCAAGGCTGGTCTGATCGCCAACGATGTCGACGAACTCGCTCATGACCTCTTCGACCTGCTCGCGATGCACATTGCGCATCTGCGCCATCGCTACGCCCACTTTCTGGACTTCCTTGGGGCCCATGTGCCGGAGCACCTGCGCCGCATCGGTTTCG encodes:
- the fliG gene encoding flagellar motor switch protein FliG, with amino-acid sequence MNERAMVAKLSKVEKAAVLLLSLGETDAAQVLRHMGPKEVQKVGVAMAQMRNVHREQVEEVMSEFVDIVGDQTSLGVGSDGYIRKMLTQALGEDKANGLIDRILLGGNTSGLDSLKWMEPRAVADVIRFEHPQIQAIVVAYLDADQAGEVLGHFDHKVRLDIILRVSSLNTVQPAALKELNQILEKQFSGNANTSRTTLGGIKRAADIMNFLDSSIEGSLMDSIREVDEDLSVQIEDLMFVFNNLSDVDDRGIQALLREVSSDVLVLALKGSDEAIKEKIFKNMSKRASELLRDDLEAKGPVRVSDVETAQKEILTIARRMAEAGEIVLGGKGGEEMI